The following proteins are encoded in a genomic region of Streptococcus cristatus AS 1.3089:
- a CDS encoding LCP family protein, with amino-acid sequence MSRTENLSRHEQLRLDYLHTNYYYLNANEKEEYNYLRQKAKGRSDIAQQTSRKASAKATVQASSEDSRTDSSGLLPKYPGKGAFRRKQKQAPTSSQEEQAKKASIQASSESMRTDSSGLLPEYPGKNSLSRSQKNSRPSSKQEKKKPSSKTYTRFNLKRVLMWFFIFVILVVSGMLFMFFKGLNTSRPGNLKAADVEYFDGHDTRDGINILVLGTDGRIGDKSTETRTDSIMVLNVGNKDHKMKLVSFMRDTLIHIDGVSNSYTEPTDDDYYDQKLNAAYTLGEQDNHRGAEAVRQALKDNFDLDIKYYALVDFNTFATAIDTLFPNGVFMDAQFSTIDGEKVTEVEVPDDLNMKDGVVPTQIIKVGRQHMDGRTLLNYARFRKDDEGDFGRTRRQQEVLTAVMQQIKDPTKLFTGSEAIGKVFALTSTNVPQSFLWTQGLSLVLDSRNGIERLTIPELGDWTDTYDMYGGQGLLIDFEAYKERLQQMGLR; translated from the coding sequence TGCAAATGAGAAGGAGGAGTATAATTACCTCCGCCAAAAGGCAAAAGGTCGGTCGGACATTGCGCAACAGACATCTAGAAAGGCGTCTGCAAAGGCAACGGTGCAAGCTTCCTCAGAAGATTCGAGGACAGATTCATCAGGCTTGTTACCTAAGTACCCAGGAAAAGGTGCTTTTAGAAGAAAACAAAAGCAAGCACCTACTTCTTCGCAAGAAGAACAGGCTAAAAAGGCGAGCATACAGGCTTCTTCAGAGTCTATGAGGACAGATTCATCGGGCTTGCTACCGGAATACCCAGGGAAAAACTCTCTCAGCAGAAGTCAAAAGAACTCCCGTCCATCCTCGAAGCAAGAAAAAAAGAAGCCAAGCTCCAAAACGTATACAAGATTTAATCTTAAGCGCGTGCTTATGTGGTTCTTTATTTTTGTGATTTTGGTTGTATCTGGTATGCTCTTCATGTTCTTCAAAGGCTTAAATACATCGAGGCCAGGAAATCTTAAAGCAGCTGATGTTGAGTACTTTGATGGTCATGATACTCGAGATGGCATCAATATCCTTGTTTTGGGAACCGATGGACGAATCGGAGATAAGTCAACGGAGACTCGCACGGATTCGATTATGGTCCTGAACGTCGGCAATAAAGATCATAAAATGAAATTAGTCAGCTTTATGCGTGATACACTGATTCATATCGATGGCGTCAGCAATTCCTACACGGAGCCAACAGATGATGATTATTACGATCAAAAGTTGAACGCTGCCTATACTTTGGGTGAGCAAGACAATCACCGTGGAGCTGAAGCAGTGCGTCAGGCTTTGAAGGATAACTTCGATCTTGATATTAAATACTATGCTCTAGTGGACTTTAACACCTTTGCGACTGCGATTGATACCCTCTTTCCAAATGGTGTATTTATGGATGCTCAGTTTTCGACTATTGATGGTGAAAAAGTCACGGAAGTGGAAGTTCCAGATGATTTGAACATGAAAGATGGAGTCGTTCCTACTCAAATCATCAAGGTTGGCCGCCAGCACATGGATGGACGGACGCTCTTAAACTATGCCCGCTTCCGTAAGGATGATGAGGGTGACTTTGGTCGTACCCGTCGCCAGCAAGAAGTCTTGACGGCTGTCATGCAGCAGATAAAGGATCCTACCAAGCTCTTTACGGGCTCTGAAGCAATCGGAAAGGTCTTTGCCTTGACTTCAACCAATGTGCCCCAGAGTTTTCTCTGGACCCAGGGCTTGTCCTTGGTGCTTGATTCACGCAATGGGATAGAGCGCCTCACTATACCAGAACTAGGTGACTGGACAGATACCTATGATATGTATGGTGGTCAAGGACTCTTGATTGATTTTGAAGCCTATAAAGAAAGATTACAACAAATGGGCTTAAGATAG
- the rlmD gene encoding 23S rRNA (uracil(1939)-C(5))-methyltransferase RlmD → MLKKNDIIEVEIVDLSHEGAGVAKVDGRVFFIENALPSEVIRMRVLKVNKKIGFGRVEEFMKKSDQRNEHVDLAYLRTGIADLGHLAYPAQLAFKGKQVQDCLYKIAGISDVEVLETLGMDQPLAYRNKAQVPVRRVNGQLETGFFRKNSHDLLPIENFYIQDPVIDQVIVFVRDLLRRFDLKPYDEKEGTGLIRNLVVRRGHYSGEIMVILVTSRPKIFRVDQLIERLTEAFPAIKSIMQNINDQPGNAIFGREFRTLYGQDFITDSMLGKQFQIAAPAFYQVNTEMAEKLYQTAFDFADFKKEDIVLDAYSGIGTIGLSLADRVQQVYGVEVIPEAVENSQRNAELNGISNASYVCAPAEQAIQTWLNQGIKANVILVDPPRKGLTESFITSSVSMDPQRIVYISCNPATMARDIKLYQELGYELKKVQPVDLFPQTHHVEAVSLLVRAESSAK, encoded by the coding sequence ATGTTAAAAAAGAACGATATTATTGAAGTAGAAATTGTGGATCTGAGTCATGAGGGAGCGGGTGTAGCCAAGGTAGACGGCCGCGTCTTTTTCATTGAAAATGCCCTGCCGAGTGAAGTGATTCGCATGCGCGTCCTCAAGGTCAATAAAAAAATCGGCTTCGGCCGAGTTGAGGAATTTATGAAAAAGTCTGACCAGCGCAATGAGCATGTCGATTTAGCCTATTTGCGGACTGGAATTGCTGATTTAGGACACTTGGCATACCCAGCCCAGCTGGCTTTTAAAGGCAAGCAGGTGCAGGACTGCCTTTATAAAATCGCGGGTATTTCGGACGTAGAAGTGCTGGAGACACTGGGCATGGATCAGCCGCTGGCCTACCGCAATAAGGCTCAGGTGCCAGTTCGCCGTGTCAATGGACAGCTGGAAACCGGCTTTTTCCGAAAAAATTCTCATGATCTCCTGCCGATTGAGAACTTTTATATTCAGGATCCAGTTATTGACCAAGTCATTGTTTTTGTACGCGATTTGCTGCGCCGTTTCGACCTCAAGCCTTACGATGAAAAGGAAGGTACTGGCCTGATTCGCAATCTGGTTGTTCGCCGTGGCCATTATTCTGGTGAAATCATGGTGATTTTGGTGACCAGTCGGCCTAAGATTTTCCGAGTGGATCAACTAATTGAGCGTTTGACAGAGGCTTTCCCAGCTATCAAGTCCATCATGCAAAATATCAACGACCAGCCGGGCAATGCCATTTTCGGTCGGGAGTTTCGGACACTCTACGGCCAAGACTTTATCACTGACAGCATGCTGGGCAAGCAGTTCCAGATTGCTGCGCCAGCCTTTTACCAAGTCAATACTGAGATGGCAGAGAAGCTGTATCAGACGGCCTTTGACTTTGCTGATTTTAAAAAAGAGGATATTGTGCTGGATGCCTACTCGGGTATAGGCACCATTGGTCTGTCGCTGGCTGACCGAGTCCAGCAGGTCTATGGAGTCGAGGTCATTCCTGAGGCCGTGGAAAATAGTCAGCGCAACGCAGAGCTCAACGGTATCAGCAATGCCAGCTATGTTTGCGCCCCTGCAGAACAAGCCATCCAAACTTGGCTGAACCAGGGAATCAAGGCGAATGTCATCCTAGTCGATCCGCCGCGCAAGGGCTTGACGGAAAGCTTTATCACTTCTAGTGTTAGCATGGATCCCCAGCGGATTGTCTATATCTCCTGCAATCCTGCCACTATGGCGCGTGATATCAAACTCTATCAAGAACTGGGCTACGAACTAAAGAAAGTCCAGCCAGTTGACCTCTTTCCGCAGACGCATCATGTTGAGGCGGTATCATTGCTTGTACGAGCTGAGTCATCAGCGAAGTAG
- a CDS encoding glycoside hydrolase family 13 protein, which translates to MELSAIYHRPESEYAYLYKDKTMHIRIRTKRGDIENITLHYGDPFIFMEDHYEDSKEMVKVTSDALFDYWQVGVSVGYARLQYLFEIKDKQGQSILYGDKGCVENTLENLHYEGNGFKLPYIHEIDACHVPDWVSKTVWYQIFPERFANGNPALSPEGALAWDSSITPKSEDFFGGDLQGIIDHLDNLQDLGITGLYLCPIFESPSNHKYNTTDYFEIDRHFGDKETFRQLVEQAHQRGMKIMLDAVFNHIGDQSPQWQDVLKNGENSVYKDWFHVQEFPVTRDKLTNPRKLPYHTFAFESYMPKLNTANPQVRDYLLSVATYWIEEFDIDAWRLDVANEVDHQFWRDFRKAVLAKKPDLYILGEVWHTSQPWLNGDEFHAVMNYPLSDSIKDYFLRGVKKTNQFIDEINGQSMYYRQQISEVMFNLLDSHDTERILATAKGNVQLVKSALACLFLQRGTPCFYYGTELELDGGPDPDCRRVMPWERVSDSNDMLHFMKKLIHLRKSVSDIIQHGTYNLKEIKPDVLSLTWDYDGQVLRAIFNQSKENYLLDSNSATLASHCQISDGQLHILPKGFVIFAEVLETAAN; encoded by the coding sequence ATGGAATTGTCAGCTATTTACCACAGGCCAGAGTCGGAGTATGCTTATCTTTATAAAGATAAGACAATGCACATTCGCATTCGGACGAAAAGGGGAGATATTGAGAATATTACCTTGCACTATGGAGATCCTTTTATTTTCATGGAGGATCATTATGAGGACAGCAAGGAAATGGTCAAAGTCACCTCCGATGCTTTGTTTGATTATTGGCAGGTGGGGGTTTCAGTCGGCTATGCACGACTTCAGTATCTCTTTGAGATTAAGGATAAGCAAGGCCAGAGTATCTTGTATGGCGATAAGGGTTGTGTTGAAAACACGCTAGAAAACCTTCATTACGAAGGAAATGGCTTTAAGCTTCCTTATATCCATGAGATTGATGCTTGTCATGTTCCGGACTGGGTGTCAAAAACGGTATGGTACCAGATTTTCCCAGAGCGTTTTGCAAATGGAAACCCTGCTCTTTCGCCAGAAGGAGCTCTAGCTTGGGATTCGTCGATTACTCCTAAAAGTGAGGATTTCTTTGGTGGTGATTTACAAGGCATTATTGACCATCTAGATAACTTGCAAGATTTGGGTATTACAGGACTTTATCTCTGTCCAATCTTTGAGTCGCCGAGCAATCACAAGTACAATACGACGGATTATTTCGAAATTGACCGTCATTTTGGAGACAAGGAAACCTTCCGTCAACTGGTGGAGCAAGCCCATCAGAGAGGCATGAAAATCATGCTGGACGCTGTTTTTAACCATATCGGAGACCAATCTCCACAGTGGCAGGATGTCCTCAAAAACGGTGAAAATTCTGTTTATAAAGACTGGTTCCATGTTCAAGAGTTCCCGGTGACAAGGGATAAGCTTACAAATCCAAGAAAGCTCCCTTACCATACCTTTGCTTTTGAGAGCTATATGCCCAAGCTAAATACAGCCAATCCTCAAGTGAGGGACTATTTGTTGAGCGTTGCGACCTACTGGATTGAAGAGTTTGATATCGATGCTTGGCGCTTGGATGTGGCCAACGAAGTCGACCACCAATTTTGGAGAGATTTCCGTAAAGCTGTCTTGGCTAAAAAGCCTGACCTTTATATCCTAGGAGAGGTCTGGCATACGTCTCAGCCTTGGCTAAATGGCGATGAATTCCACGCGGTCATGAACTATCCTCTCTCTGATAGTATCAAGGATTATTTCTTGCGTGGGGTCAAGAAGACCAATCAATTTATCGATGAGATCAATGGTCAATCTATGTATTATAGACAACAGATTTCAGAAGTGATGTTCAATCTTCTGGATTCGCACGATACGGAGCGCATTTTGGCTACAGCAAAAGGAAACGTCCAACTAGTCAAGTCTGCCCTAGCCTGCCTCTTTTTACAAAGGGGAACACCGTGTTTCTACTATGGAACCGAGTTAGAGTTAGATGGAGGACCAGACCCAGATTGTCGTCGTGTTATGCCTTGGGAACGTGTTTCCGATAGCAATGATATGCTTCATTTCATGAAGAAATTGATTCATCTTCGCAAGAGTGTCTCAGACATTATCCAACATGGAACCTATAACCTGAAAGAAATCAAGCCAGATGTGCTATCTCTGACTTGGGATTATGATGGACAAGTTCTTCGAGCAATCTTTAATCAATCCAAAGAGAATTACTTGTTAGATAGCAATTCTGCAACTTTAGCAAGTCATTGCCAAATATCGGACGGGCAGCTTCATATCTTACCAAAAGGTTTCGTAATCTTTGCGGAAGTTTTGGAAACTGCTGCAAATTAA
- a CDS encoding DUF4300 family protein, whose product MKNVKKIMLMSACTLAILGLAACGKAQKQSNGSQENPTVGQTSSEKYPWKATYSNLNSKKSLEEVKNLLAADLDKDSVEHFVNLVNDYNGLVGSTGLRGDFTKFTKTEYDVEKINPLWQAKKGDFIGTNCRINTYTLLKNSIDIPQIAKDDELLFIDNDSIDKGKLFDAKDKEEFNILFSRVKTEATQDVKVHAKKMEEYFKQFKFNEKARMLSVIVHDNLDGDSLFVGHVGVLVPDKDGYLFVEKLTFEEPYQAIKFATKEDVYKYLQTKYKDYTGEGLAKPFIMDNDKWVEGNKISS is encoded by the coding sequence ATGAAGAATGTAAAAAAGATTATGTTGATGAGTGCCTGTACTTTGGCAATTCTTGGCTTAGCTGCATGTGGGAAGGCACAAAAGCAATCAAATGGCAGTCAAGAGAATCCAACAGTTGGTCAGACTAGCTCGGAAAAATACCCCTGGAAGGCGACTTATTCAAATCTAAATAGTAAAAAGAGTCTTGAAGAAGTCAAAAATTTGCTGGCTGCCGACTTGGATAAAGACAGTGTCGAACACTTTGTCAATCTAGTCAATGATTACAATGGTCTTGTTGGCTCGACTGGATTAAGGGGCGATTTCACTAAATTTACCAAAACAGAATATGACGTAGAAAAAATCAATCCTCTCTGGCAGGCAAAGAAGGGCGATTTTATCGGGACAAATTGTCGGATTAATACTTACACTTTGTTGAAAAATAGCATCGACATCCCTCAAATAGCAAAGGATGACGAACTCTTGTTCATAGATAATGATTCGATTGACAAGGGCAAGCTCTTTGATGCCAAGGATAAGGAAGAATTTAATATCCTGTTTTCAAGAGTCAAGACTGAAGCGACTCAAGATGTAAAAGTCCATGCTAAGAAGATGGAGGAATACTTCAAACAGTTCAAGTTTAACGAAAAGGCTCGGATGCTTTCCGTCATCGTCCACGACAATCTTGACGGTGATTCTCTCTTTGTGGGGCATGTCGGCGTCTTGGTTCCAGATAAAGACGGCTATCTGTTTGTCGAAAAGCTGACCTTTGAAGAGCCATACCAGGCTATCAAGTTTGCAACCAAGGAAGATGTCTACAAATACTTGCAGACAAAATATAAGGACTACACAGGAGAAGGACTGGCCAAGCCCTTTATCATGGATAATGATAAGTGGGTAGAGGGAAATAAAATTTCGAGCTAG
- a CDS encoding DUF6630 family protein, with protein MTNELNKEIFMSMVELLTEDSSVRSAIEACLASPWDYFDENLERYDDRGIEDDEEEDTIVWLGIVDELIESGDAIELDWNSILEDFTYFMKELAEQKNLPLQDDWLDEDGDIPSWCKVLDEKWEEAGYCLGAMDIDSDSYVIFVCRRETLAELTQLGQKVGFRFDFAKNM; from the coding sequence ATGACAAATGAACTGAACAAAGAAATTTTTATGAGCATGGTTGAACTGCTTACAGAGGACAGCTCTGTCCGTTCTGCTATAGAAGCTTGTCTTGCCTCACCGTGGGACTACTTTGATGAAAATCTTGAAAGGTATGACGATCGTGGGATAGAAGATGACGAAGAGGAAGATACCATTGTTTGGCTAGGAATTGTGGATGAGTTAATTGAGAGTGGTGACGCCATTGAACTGGATTGGAATTCAATATTAGAAGACTTCACCTATTTCATGAAAGAATTGGCAGAGCAAAAGAATCTCCCCTTGCAAGATGACTGGCTAGATGAGGATGGAGACATTCCATCATGGTGCAAGGTTTTGGATGAAAAATGGGAGGAAGCAGGCTACTGCCTCGGAGCAATGGATATTGATAGTGACAGCTATGTCATCTTTGTCTGCCGCAGAGAGACTTTGGCTGAACTGACTCAATTAGGTCAAAAGGTTGGGTTCCGTTTTGATTTTGCAAAGAATATGTAA
- a CDS encoding helix-turn-helix domain-containing protein, translated as MYLADLMEKSEAGQFIVLSYLQQHSTSSLKAVMSETGFSKATLTKYISLINDKAADHHAALSIQLQDETLSLSIGSDTKGRDIRRLFLGNAIKYQILNYLLYHQQFLAHQLAQELMISEATLGRHISGLNQILSEFELSIQNGRLKGPEHQIRYFYFCLFRKVWSSQDWEKELQKSERRQEVAVLEELCGAQLSQGQRLDLALWAHITQQRLRVNACQFQNIEQKMQGYFENIFYQRLHRRTNDFFAGQHITLSQEDGEMMIFFSFLLSHRILPLHTMEYILGFGGEIASLITQLIQEMKGQDLLGDYIEDQVTYELSQLCARVFLFRGYLLQDKYKHDLELRHPYLWSEYDYRQVADTIFSKLPIFQQGTSLDKKVLWEWLQLMEYIAENDGQVIKIGMDLIDSFIVVSRMTAILRRYLEYNRFITIESYDLTRNYDLIITNNPIHQAQQVPIYYLKNDLDLEDLAQIRHMIFH; from the coding sequence ATGTATCTAGCAGACTTAATGGAAAAGAGTGAAGCGGGGCAGTTTATTGTCCTGTCTTATTTACAGCAGCATTCTACATCTAGTTTGAAGGCCGTCATGTCGGAAACAGGATTTTCGAAAGCAACCTTGACCAAGTACATTAGCTTGATTAACGACAAGGCCGCAGACCATCATGCAGCCTTATCCATCCAGCTTCAGGACGAAACGCTCAGTCTGTCCATCGGTTCTGATACCAAAGGTCGCGACATTCGCAGACTCTTTTTGGGGAATGCTATCAAATACCAGATTTTAAACTACTTGCTCTATCATCAGCAGTTTTTAGCCCATCAATTAGCCCAGGAACTGATGATCAGTGAAGCAACACTCGGCCGTCACATATCCGGTCTAAATCAGATTTTATCAGAGTTTGAGCTATCTATCCAAAATGGCCGCTTAAAAGGGCCTGAGCACCAGATCCGCTATTTTTATTTCTGCCTCTTTCGCAAGGTCTGGTCCAGCCAAGATTGGGAAAAAGAACTTCAAAAATCAGAAAGAAGGCAGGAAGTTGCCGTCTTAGAAGAACTCTGCGGAGCCCAACTCTCTCAAGGGCAGCGATTGGACTTGGCTCTTTGGGCACATATCACCCAACAGCGCCTAAGAGTCAATGCCTGTCAATTTCAAAACATTGAGCAGAAAATGCAGGGCTATTTTGAAAATATCTTCTATCAACGCTTGCATCGCCGGACAAATGATTTCTTTGCTGGTCAGCACATTACTCTGAGCCAAGAAGATGGGGAAATGATGATTTTCTTTTCATTTCTGCTTTCCCATCGGATTCTGCCTCTACACACCATGGAGTATATTCTGGGCTTTGGAGGTGAAATTGCCAGTCTGATTACGCAACTCATTCAAGAGATGAAGGGCCAGGACTTGCTAGGTGACTATATTGAAGACCAGGTGACCTACGAACTCAGTCAGCTCTGCGCCCGCGTCTTTCTTTTCCGAGGCTACCTCTTGCAAGACAAATACAAGCATGACTTGGAACTTCGCCACCCATATTTATGGAGCGAATACGATTACCGACAAGTAGCAGACACTATTTTTAGCAAACTGCCTATTTTCCAGCAGGGAACATCTCTGGATAAAAAGGTTTTGTGGGAATGGCTCCAGCTGATGGAGTACATTGCTGAAAACGACGGTCAAGTCATCAAGATAGGCATGGACTTGATAGATAGCTTTATCGTTGTTTCCAGGATGACAGCCATTTTAAGGCGGTACTTAGAGTACAATCGCTTTATTACGATTGAATCCTACGACCTTACCAGAAATTATGACCTCATCATCACCAACAATCCTATTCATCAGGCCCAGCAGGTTCCTATCTATTATTTAAAAAATGACTTGGATTTGGAAGATTTAGCACAAATCCGTCACATGATATTTCATTAA
- the glpK gene encoding glycerol kinase GlpK produces MSQEKYIMAIDQGTTSSRAIIFNKKGEKVSSSQKEFTQIFPQAGWVEHNANEIWNSVQSVIAGAFIESGVKPNQIEAIGITNQRETTVVWDKNTGLPIYNAIVWQSRQTAPLAEQLKSQGYVEKFHEKTGLIIDAYFSATKVRWILDHVEGAQERAEKGELLFGTIDTWLVWKLTDGAAHVTDYSNAARTMLYNIKELKWDDEILEILNIPKAMLPEVRSNSEIYGKTAPFHFYGGEVPISGMAGDQQAALFGQLAFEPGMVKNTYGTGSFIIMNTGEEMQLSENNLLTTIGYGINGKVYYALEGSIFIAGSAIQWLRDGLRMVENSPESEKYALDSHNNDEVYVVPAFTGLGAPYWDQNARGSVFGLTRGTSKEDFIKATLQSIAYQVRDIIDTMQVDAKTAIQVLKVDGGAAMNNFLMQFQADILGIDIARAKNLETTALGAAFLAGLSVGYWKDLDELRTLNETGELFEPSMNESRKEQLYKGWKKAVKATQVFAEIDD; encoded by the coding sequence ATGTCACAAGAAAAATACATCATGGCCATCGACCAAGGAACAACTAGTTCACGCGCCATCATCTTTAATAAAAAAGGAGAAAAAGTTAGCTCCAGTCAAAAAGAATTTACTCAGATTTTCCCTCAAGCTGGATGGGTTGAGCACAATGCCAATGAAATTTGGAACTCAGTGCAGTCCGTTATCGCCGGTGCCTTCATCGAAAGTGGAGTCAAACCTAACCAAATCGAAGCTATCGGAATCACCAACCAGCGTGAAACAACTGTCGTCTGGGATAAAAATACAGGTCTTCCTATCTACAATGCTATCGTTTGGCAATCTCGTCAGACAGCTCCTCTGGCTGAACAGCTGAAAAGCCAAGGCTATGTGGAAAAATTCCATGAAAAGACTGGTTTGATTATTGACGCTTACTTCTCTGCTACCAAGGTTCGCTGGATTTTGGACCATGTAGAGGGAGCACAAGAAAGAGCTGAAAAGGGTGAATTGCTCTTTGGTACTATTGATACCTGGCTGGTTTGGAAATTGACTGACGGCGCGGCTCACGTGACTGACTACTCAAATGCAGCCCGTACCATGCTCTATAACATCAAGGAACTCAAATGGGACGATGAGATTTTGGAAATCCTCAACATTCCAAAGGCTATGCTTCCAGAAGTTCGATCTAACTCAGAAATCTATGGCAAGACTGCTCCATTCCATTTCTATGGCGGAGAAGTACCAATCTCTGGTATGGCTGGTGACCAACAGGCGGCTCTCTTTGGACAGTTAGCTTTTGAGCCTGGTATGGTTAAGAATACTTATGGAACTGGTTCTTTCATCATCATGAACACTGGTGAAGAGATGCAGCTGTCTGAAAATAACCTCTTGACAACCATTGGCTACGGCATCAACGGAAAAGTTTACTATGCCTTAGAAGGTTCTATTTTCATTGCCGGAAGTGCTATTCAATGGCTACGCGACGGTCTTCGGATGGTTGAAAATTCACCTGAATCTGAAAAATATGCCCTCGATTCTCACAACAATGACGAAGTCTATGTCGTACCTGCCTTTACAGGTCTGGGCGCTCCCTACTGGGATCAAAATGCACGTGGATCTGTCTTTGGCTTGACCCGTGGAACCAGCAAGGAAGACTTTATCAAGGCTACTCTACAATCCATCGCTTACCAAGTACGCGACATCATCGATACTATGCAGGTAGACGCCAAGACTGCTATTCAAGTCCTCAAAGTCGATGGCGGTGCTGCTATGAACAATTTCCTCATGCAGTTCCAGGCTGACATTTTGGGAATCGATATTGCCCGCGCTAAAAACTTAGAAACAACTGCTCTCGGTGCAGCCTTCTTGGCAGGACTGTCAGTAGGCTACTGGAAAGACTTGGACGAACTCCGCACTCTCAATGAAACTGGAGAACTCTTTGAACCATCTATGAATGAATCCCGCAAGGAACAACTCTACAAAGGATGGAAAAAAGCCGTTAAAGCAACCCAAGTCTTTGCAGAAATCGACGACTGA
- the glpO gene encoding type 1 glycerol-3-phosphate oxidase: MEFSKKTRELSIKKMQERTLDLLIIGGGITGAGVALQAAASGLETGLIEMQDFAEGTSSRSTKLVHGGLRYLKQFDVEVVSDTVSERAVVQQIAPHIPKPDPMLLPVYEEDGATFSLFRLKVAMDLYDLLAGVNNTPAANKVLSKEEVLEREPELKKEGLVGGGVYLDFRNNDARLVIENIKRANQDGALIANHVKAEGFLFDEAGKITGVVARDLLTDEVFEIKARLVINTTGPWSDKVRNLSNDGEQYSQMRPTKGVHLVVDSSKLKVSQPVYFDTGLGDGRMVFVLPRENKTYFGTTDTDYTGDLEHPKVTQEDVDYLLGIVNNRFPEANITIDDIESSWAGLRPLIAGNSASDYNGGNNGTISDESFNALIATVESYLAKEKSREDVEAAVTQLESSTSEKHLDPSAVSRGSSLERDNNGLLTLAGGKITDYRKMAEGAMERVVEILKAEFDRSFKLINSKTYPVSGGELNPANVDSEIEAFAQLGVSRGLDSKEAFYLANLYGSNAPKVFALAHSIEQAPGLSLADTLSLHYAMRNELALSPVDFLLRRTNHMLFMRDGLDAIVEPVLDEMGRFYDWTEAEKAAYRKDVQAALANNDLEELKK, translated from the coding sequence ATGGAATTTTCAAAGAAAACACGTGAATTATCGATAAAAAAAATGCAGGAACGCACCTTGGACCTCCTGATTATTGGCGGCGGGATTACCGGTGCTGGGGTAGCCTTGCAAGCGGCAGCTAGTGGCCTGGAGACCGGTCTGATTGAAATGCAAGACTTTGCAGAAGGGACTTCTAGCCGTTCTACCAAATTGGTCCATGGTGGCCTTCGTTACCTCAAGCAATTCGACGTAGAGGTGGTCTCAGATACAGTTTCTGAGCGTGCTGTGGTTCAGCAAATTGCCCCCCATATTCCAAAACCAGATCCTATGCTCCTTCCAGTCTATGAAGAAGATGGCGCTACTTTCAGCCTCTTCCGTCTCAAAGTAGCTATGGACCTCTATGACCTCTTGGCTGGTGTTAACAACACTCCTGCTGCCAACAAGGTCTTGAGCAAGGAAGAAGTCTTAGAACGGGAACCTGAACTCAAGAAGGAAGGCCTGGTCGGCGGCGGTGTCTATCTTGACTTCCGCAACAATGACGCTCGACTCGTGATTGAAAATATCAAACGCGCCAACCAAGACGGCGCCCTGATTGCCAACCATGTCAAGGCAGAAGGCTTCCTCTTTGACGAAGCTGGAAAGATTACAGGCGTTGTTGCGCGTGACCTCTTGACAGATGAAGTCTTTGAAATCAAGGCTCGCCTAGTCATCAATACAACTGGACCTTGGAGCGACAAGGTGCGCAATCTGTCAAATGATGGTGAGCAATATTCTCAAATGCGTCCAACCAAGGGAGTTCACTTGGTAGTTGACTCTAGCAAGCTCAAGGTTTCTCAGCCAGTCTACTTTGACACAGGCTTGGGAGACGGCCGGATGGTCTTTGTCCTTCCGCGTGAAAATAAAACCTACTTTGGTACGACAGACACCGACTACACTGGCGACTTAGAGCATCCAAAAGTAACACAAGAAGATGTGGATTACCTCTTGGGCATTGTCAATAATCGCTTCCCAGAAGCCAACATCACGATTGACGACATCGAAAGCAGCTGGGCAGGTTTGCGTCCTCTGATTGCAGGAAACAGCGCTTCTGACTACAATGGTGGAAACAACGGTACCATTAGCGATGAAAGCTTCAATGCACTGATTGCGACCGTTGAAAGCTATTTGGCTAAAGAAAAATCCCGTGAGGATGTTGAAGCGGCTGTTACGCAACTCGAAAGCAGCACGTCTGAAAAACACTTGGATCCATCTGCCGTGTCTCGCGGTTCCAGCCTGGAACGTGATAACAATGGCCTCTTGACCCTTGCTGGCGGTAAGATTACGGACTATCGTAAAATGGCGGAAGGCGCTATGGAGCGTGTGGTTGAAATCCTCAAAGCAGAATTTGACCGCAGCTTCAAGCTCATCAACTCGAAGACATACCCTGTTTCAGGCGGAGAGCTCAATCCAGCAAATGTGGATTCCGAAATCGAAGCCTTTGCGCAACTCGGTGTATCACGTGGCTTAGACAGCAAAGAAGCCTTCTATCTTGCAAACCTTTACGGCTCCAATGCTCCTAAGGTCTTTGCCCTCGCACACAGCATCGAGCAAGCACCAGGTCTCAGCTTAGCCGATACCTTGTCACTGCATTACGCTATGCGTAACGAATTAGCACTCAGCCCAGTCGACTTCCTGCTTCGCCGGACAAATCACATGCTCTTTATGCGAGATGGTTTAGACGCTATTGTTGAGCCTGTCCTGGATGAAATGGGACGATTCTACGACTGGACAGAAGCAGAAAAAGCAGCTTATCGAAAAGACGTTCAAGCTGCCCTTGCAAATAACGATTTAGAAGAATTAAAAAAATAG